A region from the Arachis ipaensis cultivar K30076 chromosome B01, Araip1.1, whole genome shotgun sequence genome encodes:
- the LOC107629482 gene encoding GTP-binding protein YPTM2 isoform X3, with translation MNPEYDYLFKLLLIGDSGVGKSCLLLRFADDSYLDSYISTIGVDFKIRTVEQDGKTIKLQIWDTAGQERFRTITSSYYRGAHGIIVVYDVTDQDSFNNVKQWLNEIDRYASENVNKLLVGNKCDLTANKVVSYETAKAFADEIRIPFMETSAKNATNVEQAFMAMAAEIKNRCYTCGNASNSSNPRTASKPEVRLLLVLGERVKHRWSWTFMCLHGM, from the exons ATGAATCCTGAATA CGACTATTTGTTCAAGCTTTTGCTGATTGGAGATTCTGGTGTGGGCAAGTCATGTCTCCTACTGAGGTTTGCT GATGACTCATATCTTGACAGCTATATCAGTACCATTGGAGTTGACTTT AAAATTCGCACTGTGGAACAAGATGGAAAAACTATTAAACTTCAAATT TGGGACACTGCTGGTCAAGAACGTTTCCGTACTATCACTAGCAGCTACTATCGTGGGGCCCATGGCATTATA GTTGTTTATGATGTCACTGACCAAGATAGCTTCAACAATGTTAAGCAGTGGCTGAATGAAATTGACCGTTATGCAAGTGAGAATGTTAACAAGCTTCTTGTGGGAAACAAGTGCGATCTAACAGCTAATAAAGTTGTGTCCTACGAGACGGCAAAG GCATTTGCGGACGAAATCAGGATTCCTTTCATGGAAACTAGTGCAAAAAATGCAACCAATGTGGAACAAGCTTTCATGGCAATGGCAGCTGAAATTAAAAATAGGTGCTATACTTGCGGAAAT GCCTCCAACAGTTCAAATCCGAGGACAGCCAGTAAACCAGAAGTCCGGTTGCTGCTCGTCTTAGGGGAGCGGGTGAAACATCGGTGGTCTTGGACGTTTATGTGTCTCCATGGCATGTAA
- the LOC107629482 gene encoding GTP-binding protein YPTM2 isoform X2, protein MNPEYDYLFKLLLIGDSGVGKSCLLLRFADDSYLDSYISTIGVDFKIRTVEQDGKTIKLQIWDTAGQERFRTITSSYYRGAHGIIVVYDVTDQDSFNNVKQWLNEIDRYASENVNKLLVGNKCDLTANKVVSYETAKAFADEIRIPFMETSAKNATNVEQAFMAMAAEIKNRCYTXXPMNNARPPTVQIRGQPVNQKSGCCSS, encoded by the exons ATGAATCCTGAATA CGACTATTTGTTCAAGCTTTTGCTGATTGGAGATTCTGGTGTGGGCAAGTCATGTCTCCTACTGAGGTTTGCT GATGACTCATATCTTGACAGCTATATCAGTACCATTGGAGTTGACTTT AAAATTCGCACTGTGGAACAAGATGGAAAAACTATTAAACTTCAAATT TGGGACACTGCTGGTCAAGAACGTTTCCGTACTATCACTAGCAGCTACTATCGTGGGGCCCATGGCATTATA GTTGTTTATGATGTCACTGACCAAGATAGCTTCAACAATGTTAAGCAGTGGCTGAATGAAATTGACCGTTATGCAAGTGAGAATGTTAACAAGCTTCTTGTGGGAAACAAGTGCGATCTAACAGCTAATAAAGTTGTGTCCTACGAGACGGCAAAG GCATTTGCGGACGAAATCAGGATTCCTTTCATGGAAACTAGTGCAAAAAATGCAACCAATGTGGAACAAGCTTTCATGGCAATGGCAGCTGAAATTAAAAATAGGTGCTATAC NNNNNNGCCAATGAACAATGCGAGGCCTCCAACAGTTCAAATCCGAGGACAGCCAGTAAACCAGAAGTCCGGTTGCTGCTCGTCTTAG
- the LOC107629482 gene encoding GTP-binding protein YPTM2 isoform X1, which yields MNPEYDYLFKLLLIGDSGVGKSCLLLRFADDSYLDSYISTIGVDFKIRTVEQDGKTIKLQIWDTAGQERFRTITSSYYRGAHGIIVVYDVTDQDSFNNVKQWLNEIDRYASENVNKLLVGNKCDLTANKVVSYETAKAFADEIRIPFMETSAKNATNVEQAFMAMAAEIKNRCYTCGNVYSQ from the exons ATGAATCCTGAATA CGACTATTTGTTCAAGCTTTTGCTGATTGGAGATTCTGGTGTGGGCAAGTCATGTCTCCTACTGAGGTTTGCT GATGACTCATATCTTGACAGCTATATCAGTACCATTGGAGTTGACTTT AAAATTCGCACTGTGGAACAAGATGGAAAAACTATTAAACTTCAAATT TGGGACACTGCTGGTCAAGAACGTTTCCGTACTATCACTAGCAGCTACTATCGTGGGGCCCATGGCATTATA GTTGTTTATGATGTCACTGACCAAGATAGCTTCAACAATGTTAAGCAGTGGCTGAATGAAATTGACCGTTATGCAAGTGAGAATGTTAACAAGCTTCTTGTGGGAAACAAGTGCGATCTAACAGCTAATAAAGTTGTGTCCTACGAGACGGCAAAG GCATTTGCGGACGAAATCAGGATTCCTTTCATGGAAACTAGTGCAAAAAATGCAACCAATGTGGAACAAGCTTTCATGGCAATGGCAGCTGAAATTAAAAATAGGTGCTATACTTGCGGAAATGTCTACA GCCAATGA